A genome region from Roseofilum reptotaenium CS-1145 includes the following:
- a CDS encoding type I polyketide synthase, with protein MNKISQTTEQKFSSKQVLKALQEMRSRLDAVNKAQTEPIAIVGMACRFPGGANDPSTYLNVLHNGIDAITPVPPERWDVNTYYDSDPEVSGKAYTKEGGFIEQVDQFDPLFFGIAPKEAIILDPQYRLLLEVTWEALENAGQTWENLKDSQTSVFMGISTDDYSAVSLMNQNQIGNNISVGNNRSVGVGRISHLLGLQGANIQVDTACSSSLVATHLACQNLRSGESNLALVGGVNLILSPISTIGRCQLKALSPDGRCKTFDAAANGYGQGEGCGVLVLKRLSDAISDGDSILALIRGSAVNHDGPSSGMTVPNKMAQKKVIQQALANAKLEPHQISYLEAHGTGTSLGDPIEIEALAEVYCKNRPADRPLIVGSVKTNIGHLEAAAGVSSLMKVILALQHQEIPPHLHFQKPNPYVDWDRLPIKIPTSLMPWSCEGKPRLAGVSSFGMGGTNAHVIIEEAPSQVKTQNVIERPIHLLTLSAKTEKALDDLVNSYQSYLETNPDVVLADVCYTASTGRAHFNYRLGVIASELTELRVKLLGWKTQKQLVGVFSGQPNSEEPKIAFLFTGQGSQYVNMGRQLYEQAPTFRQALEECDRILQPYLEVPLLDIIYPKETKPSSSDLLDQTAYTQPTLFAIEYALCKLWESWGVQPDVVMGHSVGEYVAATVAGAFSLEDGLKLIAMRGKLMQQLPSGGQMVSVMASESQVTEAIQADNSQVTIAAVNGPESTVISGESAAIAKICSVFEGVGIKTKQLQVSHAFHSPLMEPMLTEFEAVAKEISYNPPKIPLISNVTGTEVGTEITTAQYWVAHVRQPVRFAQSMKTLEEQGYEAFLEIGPKPILLGMGRQCVTEDVGEWLPSLRPGVDEWQQMLSSLGQLYVKGVKIDWSGFDSDYSRQKVALPTYPFQRERCWIETNHNVNFWSKQQLSTDQNFHPLLGQKLNCASEQHIFSSQIGENSPNYLSHHRIFNQAVFPATGYLEIARAAGSYQLKKSHIIIEDLTISKGWILPAGELINAQTILTPLENKSYQFQIFSQQKNQEEQNWILHATGKIRTAQTDITPTQVDLEKYKAECSQPIEVKQHYQQSRQFGLDYGSSFQGICELWSGKNKALAQIKLPEELIAETIDYHFHPALLDAALQLIGHIWPEVDSDKTYLTVGLEQFKVYSRPGLSLWAYASAIATGVEGQENVTTQVTLLSPEGAIIATVKGLQIKVASKQTLLGTEGESITNCLYEVEWRTKGLLGRLLPPDFLLAPVEVSEKSTPSLQELVTQIDNTSTSEIQRKVDALSVDYIVQALLSMGWSYKPTESFELEAAVQRLGIVPSQRQLFGRLLQILAEVGILQPNQQQWEVQQTLERVDPTQKSQSFLNQYPEEVAGLTLLDRCASQLAVVLRGAIDPVELVFPKGDLTTATQFYQDSQVTKVMNVIVQKTITQAIEKLPPSRGIRLLEIGAGTGGTTRYILPHLNPNQTEYIFTDIGALFTTKAQEQFKDYRFISYQTLDIEVDPTSQGFTPHQYDVIIAANVLHATTNMKQTLSHVRQLLAPGGMLVLYETTTRSRFSDLIFGLLEGWWKFTDYDLRSDYPLLSRQQWKKVLSETGFTQVVTLPEVENMAEVFAQQGVIVAQAAPITLESTSLTPKGWLILADQKGIAQQVASQLHEAGEVCTLVFAGENYQQLAPEEFIINPHNPEEFEQLIEAVATQSPSLSGVVQCWTTEAGVDKNLSAEELENLSKLGCGTTLSLVQALVKVKLSRSPRLWLVTNGSQPVPLNNPVIPGVAQSSLWGMGKVIRLEYPDLKCVCIDLDPQQTIETQAEALFQEIWSEDREDQVAWRAGERYVPRLVASRRQQADATTQKPLCFHEDATYLITEGMGDLGLLVARWMVDKGAKHLVLFGCGSLDDTNRQKITELERAGVSVVLEQADVSDLESMSRVLHKIEQSNRPLTGVIHSAELLSDEVLQHQSGSSFEQVMASQVKGAWHLHQLTQNQQLDFFILFSSVASLLGSPGQGNHAVASGFLDGLAHYRHAMGLPGLSIHWGSFSQVEEVAEPGLEVNLQKQGMGVISPTQVLESLELLMSGSEIEVGVLPIQWSAWQARVAQWPFLADWQATNPTTSEISQSEFLLKLKATAPNERRSLLVAHVRRQFALVLGINHPESISLETGFFDLGMDSLTSVELRNKLQTSLECSLPSSLAFDYPNLQALTDRLEETIILSLDEEKSPSETPLDKDCLEIESPENMLTEIHQLSEEEIDMAVDEAIGELDQLLQ; from the coding sequence ATGAACAAAATTTCTCAAACAACTGAACAAAAGTTCTCATCTAAACAAGTCCTCAAAGCCCTCCAAGAAATGCGGAGTAGGCTCGATGCTGTAAACAAAGCCCAAACCGAACCGATTGCAATTGTTGGGATGGCCTGTCGATTTCCTGGAGGAGCTAACGACCCATCAACATACTTGAACGTATTGCATAATGGTATAGATGCCATTACACCAGTCCCTCCTGAGCGTTGGGATGTGAATACTTATTACGATTCCGACCCCGAAGTTTCAGGGAAAGCCTATACTAAGGAAGGTGGGTTTATTGAGCAAGTAGACCAATTTGACCCCTTATTTTTTGGCATTGCTCCTAAAGAGGCAATTATTTTAGATCCTCAATACAGACTACTCTTAGAAGTAACGTGGGAAGCATTAGAAAATGCTGGACAAACATGGGAAAACCTTAAGGATAGCCAAACCAGTGTGTTCATGGGAATCTCTACAGATGACTATTCTGCTGTAAGTCTAATGAACCAAAATCAAATTGGCAATAATATAAGTGTTGGCAATAATAGAAGTGTTGGTGTAGGTCGTATTTCTCATCTCTTGGGTTTGCAGGGGGCTAATATACAGGTCGATACAGCTTGTTCAAGTTCTTTAGTTGCTACCCATCTGGCTTGTCAGAACTTACGTTCAGGAGAATCTAACTTAGCCTTAGTCGGTGGAGTTAATTTAATCTTATCACCCATTAGTACCATTGGGCGTTGCCAACTGAAAGCCCTATCTCCAGATGGTCGTTGCAAAACTTTTGATGCTGCTGCAAATGGTTATGGTCAAGGAGAAGGATGTGGTGTCCTAGTTTTAAAACGTTTGTCCGATGCTATTTCTGATGGAGACTCCATCTTAGCCCTTATTCGAGGTTCTGCTGTTAATCACGATGGGCCAAGTAGTGGTATGACAGTTCCCAATAAAATGGCTCAGAAAAAGGTAATTCAACAAGCATTGGCAAATGCAAAGTTAGAACCTCATCAAATTAGCTATTTGGAGGCTCACGGTACAGGAACGTCTTTAGGAGACCCCATTGAAATAGAAGCTCTGGCAGAAGTATACTGTAAAAACCGTCCAGCAGATCGGCCTTTAATTGTGGGATCGGTAAAAACTAATATTGGTCATCTAGAAGCAGCAGCCGGTGTCTCCTCTTTGATGAAGGTGATTTTAGCGCTTCAACATCAGGAAATTCCTCCTCATCTACATTTTCAAAAACCTAACCCTTATGTAGATTGGGATCGATTACCCATCAAAATTCCAACTTCATTAATGCCTTGGTCTTGCGAGGGAAAACCAAGACTAGCAGGAGTTAGTTCTTTTGGTATGGGTGGAACCAATGCTCATGTAATTATAGAAGAAGCACCTTCTCAAGTCAAAACTCAAAATGTTATTGAACGTCCAATTCATCTATTAACTCTCTCAGCTAAAACAGAAAAGGCTCTAGATGATTTAGTCAATAGCTATCAAAGTTATCTAGAAACTAATCCTGATGTAGTACTAGCAGATGTATGTTATACCGCCTCTACAGGCAGAGCGCATTTTAATTATCGACTAGGGGTTATTGCTTCTGAGCTGACGGAATTAAGAGTGAAATTGCTGGGGTGGAAAACTCAGAAACAATTAGTAGGAGTATTTTCAGGACAACCCAATAGTGAAGAACCCAAAATAGCATTCCTATTTACAGGTCAAGGTTCCCAGTATGTGAATATGGGAAGGCAACTATACGAACAAGCACCGACTTTCCGTCAAGCTTTAGAGGAATGCGATCGAATTTTACAACCGTATCTAGAAGTCCCTCTATTAGACATTATCTACCCTAAAGAAACGAAACCATCAAGTTCTGATCTATTAGACCAAACCGCTTATACCCAACCCACTCTATTTGCCATAGAATACGCCCTCTGCAAATTATGGGAATCATGGGGAGTCCAACCCGATGTAGTTATGGGTCATAGTGTAGGAGAATATGTAGCAGCAACAGTAGCAGGAGCATTTAGCCTAGAAGATGGTCTCAAACTAATAGCCATGAGAGGGAAACTGATGCAACAGTTGCCATCTGGTGGCCAGATGGTATCAGTAATGGCATCAGAATCTCAGGTAACAGAAGCCATACAAGCAGATAATTCCCAAGTAACAATAGCAGCAGTTAACGGGCCAGAAAGTACAGTCATTTCAGGTGAGAGTGCAGCTATAGCTAAGATTTGTAGTGTCTTTGAAGGAGTTGGAATCAAGACAAAGCAACTACAAGTCTCCCATGCTTTCCATTCCCCATTGATGGAACCGATGTTAACAGAATTTGAAGCAGTAGCGAAAGAAATCAGCTATAACCCACCCAAAATACCACTGATATCAAACGTAACGGGTACTGAAGTAGGAACAGAAATAACCACGGCTCAGTATTGGGTAGCTCATGTGCGTCAACCGGTAAGATTTGCCCAAAGTATGAAAACGCTAGAAGAGCAAGGATATGAAGCGTTTCTGGAAATCGGCCCTAAACCCATATTGTTAGGAATGGGAAGGCAATGTGTAACAGAAGATGTAGGAGAATGGTTACCCTCATTGCGTCCAGGAGTAGATGAATGGCAACAAATGCTATCAAGTCTAGGACAATTGTATGTCAAAGGAGTAAAAATAGATTGGTCAGGATTTGACTCAGACTATAGTCGTCAGAAAGTAGCCTTACCCACCTATCCATTCCAACGAGAAAGATGTTGGATAGAAACCAACCATAACGTCAACTTCTGGTCTAAACAACAATTGTCAACAGACCAAAACTTCCATCCACTATTAGGTCAGAAGCTAAATTGTGCAAGCGAACAACACATATTTTCCTCACAAATAGGAGAAAATTCACCCAATTACCTGAGCCACCACCGAATATTTAATCAAGCAGTGTTTCCTGCAACAGGCTACCTAGAAATAGCAAGAGCAGCAGGAAGTTACCAATTAAAAAAATCGCATATAATAATAGAAGACTTAACTATCAGTAAAGGGTGGATACTACCAGCAGGAGAATTGATAAATGCCCAAACCATCCTCACCCCATTAGAAAATAAAAGCTACCAATTCCAAATATTTTCTCAACAAAAAAACCAAGAGGAACAGAACTGGATACTCCATGCCACAGGAAAAATCCGAACTGCACAAACCGATATAACTCCAACCCAAGTCGATCTAGAAAAATACAAAGCAGAGTGTAGTCAACCCATAGAAGTAAAACAACATTATCAACAATCTCGGCAATTCGGGCTTGATTATGGTAGCAGTTTCCAAGGCATCTGCGAGTTATGGTCTGGTAAAAATAAAGCCTTGGCTCAGATTAAGTTACCTGAAGAATTGATAGCAGAAACAATAGACTATCACTTCCATCCCGCATTATTAGATGCAGCGTTGCAGTTAATCGGTCATATATGGCCAGAAGTAGACAGCGATAAAACGTATCTGACAGTAGGGTTAGAGCAGTTCAAAGTGTATAGTCGTCCAGGGCTTTCTCTTTGGGCTTACGCATCCGCGATCGCGACTGGAGTAGAAGGTCAAGAAAATGTAACCACTCAAGTGACACTACTGAGTCCAGAAGGAGCAATCATTGCTACAGTCAAAGGCTTACAGATAAAAGTGGCCAGTAAACAGACTTTACTGGGAACAGAAGGAGAATCAATAACCAATTGCTTGTATGAAGTCGAATGGAGAACCAAAGGTCTTTTAGGCAGGTTGTTACCTCCTGACTTTTTGCTTGCTCCCGTAGAAGTTTCTGAAAAATCAACTCCCAGCCTACAAGAATTAGTCACCCAGATAGATAATACGTCTACCTCAGAAATACAAAGGAAGGTAGACGCATTAAGTGTAGATTATATCGTGCAAGCCTTGCTATCAATGGGTTGGTCATATAAACCAACAGAGAGCTTCGAGTTAGAGGCAGCAGTCCAACGTTTAGGTATCGTTCCGAGTCAGCGACAGTTATTCGGGCGTTTGCTACAAATCCTAGCAGAAGTAGGAATACTCCAGCCGAATCAACAACAGTGGGAGGTGCAACAAACCTTAGAGAGAGTTGACCCGACCCAAAAAAGCCAAAGTTTCCTGAATCAATATCCAGAAGAAGTAGCTGGATTAACCCTATTAGACCGTTGTGCCTCTCAACTAGCAGTTGTGCTACGAGGAGCAATAGATCCGGTAGAACTGGTGTTTCCTAAAGGAGATTTGACCACAGCCACCCAATTCTATCAAGACTCACAAGTAACCAAAGTGATGAACGTGATAGTGCAAAAAACTATCACTCAAGCCATTGAGAAGTTACCACCGAGCCGAGGTATACGGTTATTGGAAATCGGAGCGGGAACAGGAGGGACTACCCGTTATATTTTGCCCCATCTCAACCCTAACCAAACGGAATATATATTCACGGATATTGGAGCTTTATTCACCACTAAAGCTCAAGAGCAATTCAAGGATTATCGATTCATCAGCTATCAAACTTTAGATATTGAGGTAGACCCAACCAGCCAAGGATTTACACCTCATCAGTATGATGTCATTATTGCGGCTAATGTCCTTCATGCTACCACCAATATGAAGCAGACCTTATCCCATGTGCGACAACTGTTAGCACCAGGGGGAATGTTGGTCTTGTATGAAACAACAACACGATCTCGGTTTTCAGATTTAATCTTTGGGCTATTAGAAGGATGGTGGAAGTTCACTGATTATGACTTACGATCTGACTACCCTCTATTGAGTCGCCAGCAGTGGAAAAAAGTTTTGAGTGAAACCGGTTTTACTCAAGTTGTGACTCTACCGGAAGTTGAGAATATGGCAGAAGTATTTGCTCAACAAGGGGTCATTGTCGCCCAAGCAGCTCCAATTACCTTAGAGTCAACATCATTGACACCGAAGGGCTGGTTGATATTAGCAGACCAAAAAGGAATTGCTCAACAGGTGGCTAGTCAACTCCACGAAGCAGGAGAGGTTTGTACGTTAGTATTTGCAGGAGAGAATTACCAACAGCTTGCCCCGGAAGAATTTATTATTAATCCTCATAATCCAGAAGAATTTGAGCAACTGATAGAAGCGGTTGCGACCCAATCCCCCTCGTTATCGGGAGTCGTACAATGTTGGACAACTGAAGCAGGGGTCGATAAAAATCTGAGCGCTGAGGAATTAGAAAATTTATCGAAGCTTGGGTGTGGTACGACCTTATCTTTGGTACAAGCCTTAGTCAAAGTCAAATTATCTCGATCGCCTCGGTTATGGTTAGTGACCAATGGTTCTCAACCCGTACCGTTAAATAATCCAGTCATACCAGGAGTAGCCCAATCTTCACTGTGGGGCATGGGGAAAGTGATTCGCTTAGAATATCCCGATCTAAAGTGTGTGTGCATAGATTTAGACCCACAGCAGACGATAGAAACTCAAGCTGAGGCACTATTCCAGGAAATCTGGTCGGAGGATAGGGAAGACCAGGTAGCATGGCGCGCAGGTGAGCGTTATGTGCCTCGATTGGTGGCTAGTCGTCGTCAGCAAGCTGATGCTACGACTCAAAAGCCTTTATGTTTCCATGAGGATGCTACCTATTTGATTACAGAAGGCATGGGAGATTTAGGTTTATTGGTGGCTCGTTGGATGGTAGATAAAGGAGCCAAGCATTTGGTGTTGTTCGGATGCGGTTCACTAGATGATACTAACCGTCAAAAAATAACTGAGTTAGAAAGGGCTGGAGTTTCTGTAGTACTGGAACAAGCCGATGTATCGGATCTCGAATCAATGAGCAGAGTGCTGCACAAAATTGAGCAGTCAAACAGACCACTAACAGGAGTAATCCATTCGGCTGAACTGTTGTCGGATGAAGTTCTACAACACCAGAGTGGATCTAGCTTTGAGCAAGTAATGGCATCCCAAGTCAAAGGTGCTTGGCATTTGCATCAATTGACTCAAAACCAACAGTTGGACTTTTTTATATTGTTTTCTTCCGTTGCATCTCTGTTGGGTTCACCCGGTCAAGGAAATCATGCTGTAGCCAGTGGATTTCTTGATGGTTTAGCCCATTATCGCCATGCGATGGGATTACCAGGATTAAGCATTCATTGGGGTTCTTTTTCTCAAGTGGAAGAGGTTGCAGAACCCGGTTTGGAGGTCAATCTACAGAAGCAGGGAATGGGGGTGATATCTCCAACTCAGGTGCTAGAGTCGCTAGAGCTACTGATGAGTGGTTCGGAGATAGAAGTAGGAGTGCTACCGATTCAGTGGTCAGCTTGGCAGGCAAGAGTCGCCCAATGGCCTTTTTTGGCAGATTGGCAAGCAACCAACCCAACAACTTCTGAAATATCTCAGTCAGAGTTTCTGTTAAAGTTGAAGGCAACAGCACCTAACGAACGTCGCTCGTTATTAGTCGCTCATGTCCGCCGTCAATTTGCTCTAGTTTTAGGGATCAATCATCCTGAATCTATTTCATTAGAGACTGGATTTTTTGATTTAGGTATGGATTCTTTGACTTCTGTTGAATTAAGGAATAAGTTGCAGACCAGTTTAGAATGTTCACTGCCGTCTTCTCTAGCTTTTGATTATCCGAATCTTCAGGCACTAACCGATCGCCTGGAAGAAACAATAATTCTATCATTAGATGAGGAGAAATCACCATCTGAAACACCATTAGATAAGGATTGTTTAGAGATAGAATCTCCAGAAAATATGCTTACTGAAATCCATCAGCTTTCTGAAGAGGAAATTGATATGGCGGTTGACGAAGCGATTGGGGAACTCGATCAACTTTTACAGTAA